The genomic region TCGCAGCCCGTGGTAGCGCATTTGCTTCGAGTTCCGCAGAGGTGACGCTCATGAGGTTGAGATCGTCGACTACCATTAGCGGGTAGGAGGTACAAGTTATGGTCCCGATTTCGCACCCCGGCCGGTTGCTCAAGCGTGAGCTTGAAGCCCGCCGCCTGAGCGCCAACCGCTTGGCGCTCGACCTTGCTGTTCCGTCCGGCCGCATCACCGACATCCTGAATGGACGCCGTTCCATCACCGCCGACACCGCGCTGCGCCTCGGGCGCTACTTTGGTAACAGCCCCCGCTTCTGGCTCGATCTCCAGGGGCAATACGATCTGG from Spirochaetaceae bacterium harbors:
- a CDS encoding HigA family addiction module antitoxin — its product is MVPISHPGRLLKRELEARRLSANRLALDLAVPSGRITDILNGRRSITADTALRLGRYFGNSPRFWLDLQGQYDLATVERERGPEISSQVRPVHAEV